One genomic region from Camelus dromedarius isolate mCamDro1 chromosome 17, mCamDro1.pat, whole genome shotgun sequence encodes:
- the TMIE gene encoding transmembrane inner ear expressed protein isoform X2, whose amino-acid sequence MAGQLWALGGAALGVCLAAVAGQLVEPSTAPPKPKPPPLTKETVVFWDMRLWHVVGIFSLFVLSIIITLCCVFNCRVPRTRKEIEARYLQRKAAKMYTDKLETVPPLNELTEVPGEDKKKKKKDSVDTVAIKVEEDEKNEAKKKKGEK is encoded by the exons ATGGCGGGGCAGCTCTGGGCGCTGGGCGGCGCCGCGCTGGGGGTCTGCCTCGCGGCGGTCGCCGGGCAGCTGGTGGAG CCCAGCACGGCTCCGCCCAAGCCCAAGCCACCCCCACTGACCAAGGAGACGGTGGTGTTCTGGGACATGCGACTGTGGCACGTGGTTGGCATCTTCTCGCTCTTCGTGTTGTCCATCA TTATCACTCTTTGCTGTGTCTTCAACTGCCGTGTGCCACGGACCCGGAAGGAGATTGAAGCCCGGTACCTGCAGCGAAAGGCAGCCAAGATGTACACAGACAAACTGGAGACTGTGCCACCCCTCAACGAGCTCACGGAAGTCCCCGGAG AggataagaagaagaagaagaaagacagtGTGGATACAGTGGCCATCAAGGTAGAGGAGGATGAGAAGAATGaggccaagaaaaagaaaggagagaaatga
- the TMIE gene encoding transmembrane inner ear expressed protein isoform X1 — protein MLFLVETWVPLGLGPSPWPLPGSLFSLDLQPSTAPPKPKPPPLTKETVVFWDMRLWHVVGIFSLFVLSIIITLCCVFNCRVPRTRKEIEARYLQRKAAKMYTDKLETVPPLNELTEVPGEDKKKKKKDSVDTVAIKVEEDEKNEAKKKKGEK, from the exons ATGCTTTTCCTTGTTGAGACCTGGGTCCCTCTCGGCCTCGGTCCTAgcccctggcctctgcctggcTCACTGTTCTCTCTTGACCTGCAGCCCAGCACGGCTCCGCCCAAGCCCAAGCCACCCCCACTGACCAAGGAGACGGTGGTGTTCTGGGACATGCGACTGTGGCACGTGGTTGGCATCTTCTCGCTCTTCGTGTTGTCCATCA TTATCACTCTTTGCTGTGTCTTCAACTGCCGTGTGCCACGGACCCGGAAGGAGATTGAAGCCCGGTACCTGCAGCGAAAGGCAGCCAAGATGTACACAGACAAACTGGAGACTGTGCCACCCCTCAACGAGCTCACGGAAGTCCCCGGAG AggataagaagaagaagaagaaagacagtGTGGATACAGTGGCCATCAAGGTAGAGGAGGATGAGAAGAATGaggccaagaaaaagaaaggagagaaatga